The DNA sequence GTGCATAAAAAACATACGGCTTTCGGAAAAATAAGAGAATATTGGCTTAATTTGTGGTATGCTAGCGCAGTTTATGACAGCAGAAAGAGCAATGTCCGGGTCTAAGATTCCGCAATCGTTGTCGCGCAAGCTTTGGGTAGTAGGGGCGCTGTATTTTGCCGAGGGAGCGCCATATGGATTTATTAATATAACTCTATCGGTTTATTTCCGCTCCCAAGGGATGCCGCTGGAGCAGATCGGTTTTCTGAGTATTCTCGGATTAGCCTGGAGTCTTAAACTGTTATGGGCCCCCTTGGTGGACCGCTTCGGTCGGCGGGCGGCCTGGATAGTCCCGGCGCAGGTACTGTGCGCCATGTGTATGGCGCTAGTGCCCTATTATTCTGTGTCGCCCGCCCCCTGGGGTTTCTGGGTCTTGATCGGCTGTTTGTGTCTGGCTTCGGCTACCCAGGATATCGCCATCGATGCCTATACCATAGATCTTTTGGAGACCAAGGAGTTGGGCATTGCCAACGGCGTGCGTATGGGGGCCTATCGCGTTGCTCTGATTGCGGCCGGTGGCGGCTTGATCATGCTCAGCGAGGCCGTAGGTTGGCGGGCCAGCTTTGTAGGGGCAGCTCTGCTGATGGGGGTCATGGCCTTGGTTGTTTTCTGTTGTCCCGATTTTCAGCGCCCGCGTCTTTATCCTTCTGCAAGCAAGCCACAAGCGCCTCAGGTGTGGCGGCAACTGGTAGAAGCCGTTCAAGGCGTTCGGCAACTCCCGCATGTCTGGGCCGTGATATTGTTCATTCTGCTCTTTAAATTGGGCGATTCCTGGATGGGCTCCATGGTCAGTCCTTTCTGGGTGGACATGGGCTTCAGTCGGACTGAAATTGGTCTGATTTCAGGTTCTTTCGGAGCCGTTGCCACTATTGTAGGTTCGCTGGTCGGCGGCTGCTGCACCAGCCGTTGGGGTATTGCCCCGGCGCTGTTTGTTTTGGGCGCCTTCCAGGCCCTTTCTAATCTGGGTTACTGGCTGGCGGCCTGGCCGGGAGTATGGCGGTATACGACATATCTGGCCTCGTTGGGGGAGAGCTTCACCGGCGGCATGGGCTCAGCGGCATTTATGGCCTTTCTCATGAGTCTGTGCGATAAAAGGCATAGTGCCACGCATTACGCTTTCTATAGTATGCTATTTGGGTTAACCAGGTCCCTGGCAGGTTATTTAGGGGGTTTAAGCGCCGCCCGCTTCGGCTATGAGCCGTTTTTCCTCTATACTTTTCTTGCTGCCCTGCCAGCTTTTGCTCTTTTACCCTGGATTTTGCCGGTGGTCCGTCAGAGGGAAGCCGTTATTGAGGAGATTGCGGAGGATGCCTGAATATGGAACAGAGTTCCTATGAAGCCAAACTGGCACAGTTGACCGACATTTTCCAAGGCGATGCAGTGTATGCCAAGACTACTCTGGACAAGTGGCTCCAAAAAAACCGGGCCGATTTTGAGGCGCAGATCATCGCCGAAGTCAGCCGTCGGCTGGACGGTCTGAATTCTATCGTCCCGGTCACCTTAAAAATTATGGTTGACTCCCAGGGGGTGCGGCTTCCCGGCCTCGCAGCAGTTTCGTCGGAGGCAAAAACTTCGACCAAGAAAGAGAGACACGCGGCGGCCAAGAAAAACAACCTCTTTGAGCCCTGATCGTGGAAGTGCAGGAATATCAAAAACGCCTGGCTGCCGCAGTCAATCTTTTAGGAGAGGATGCGGGCCGGCGTTATATGGAGCAGCGCCTGCGGGAGCTCCGCCGGGATATCGAACATCGTTTGCGCCAGGAGGTCAAACGTCGGCTTGGCGATCTTTCTTGTCCACTGCCGGTAGCATTTCAGATCGAGATCGGTCCTCAAGGAGTTCAGGTTAGGTTGGGTCGAAGAAGTAAACCCTAAATGAACTGAAAATCTTTTATATCGCAGAGCAGATGCATAATTTTACTTGACAGGCATCTCCTATTTTTAGTAAATTCTGACCAGTAGATTGCATGTCAGACTGGAACCAGGGCGGTGGGCTTTGGGGAGAATGAGGGAGGGTGTGCAGTTGCCCTTCCTTTTTTTTGCATGCAGTTTCCTCCTGTCCTGATGACAGGAGAACAATTAACACTTGTAGGAGAAGGTTATTAATGAAGGAAACAGGCAGGGTGAAGTGGTTTAACGATTCCAAGGGCTTTGGCTTCATTTCACGTGAAAATGGGCCCGATGTATTTGTGCATCATAGCTCTATCCAAAGCAAGGGCTTTCGGTCGCTGTCGGAGAATGATGAAGTTGAATTCGAGGTGGTTCAGGGTCAAAAAGGCCTACAGGCGCAAAACGTTGTAAAGATAGGTTAACCACATTCAGTTAAAGAACTCCGGTGTGATCGATTTGGCCCCGGAGTTCTGTGTTTTATCCACATGGAGGTGTTCCATGGTGAGAAACAGATTTAACCAGGAGAAGCGAGCTAAGGAAATTGCCCGACAGAAAAAACAGGAAGAGAAACTCTTGCGCCGCCAGAATAGAGTTCAACCAAAACTCGAATCACCGGAATCCGAAGTTGATGACGAGAGAATGTAAGGGATGTATGTCCCTTTTTAAGATCTAATTAGATATTTTTTTCTGTAATGGCGGCAACCTGCCATTCAAGGATACCTCATGAGCATGAAACTGTATGTAGGCAATCTGCCTCATCAAATGAGCGAGAGTGAATTGCAAGACCTTTTTTCCGAAGCCGGTTACGTAGTATCAGCAAAGATTATCACTGATCGCCAGACCGGGCTACCAAGAGGTTTTGGCTTCGTCGAAATGGAGACCAAAGCAGAAGGCGCCAAGGCCATATCAATGATAAATGGTCGGACTGTGGAAGGCCGTTTTTTAACGGTTAATGAGGCCAGACCGCAAAAGAGCGGTTTTGGCGGCGGTCGGAGCGGTGGTTTCGGCGGTCGGGGCGGCGGTTCCGGCGGTCGCGGGGGGCGGCGGCGCTAAGCTACGATACGTTGGTCATAAAATTGTAAATTGGGGCGAGGTTTACCTCGCCCCAAATATTTTCGGCAGCCGGCTGCGGGGGCAGTTTTATTGGACGCTGGCGGAATTCGCAGAGTTCAAGATCTGATTAACGGTATTAATCTGTCCGGTTGACGGGTTGATTTCTGCGGCCCTCCAGGTATTGCCAGCCTGGCCGGAGACCGGAGTAATCGTTTGCAGCACTTTCCCGCCTTCGACAGTGACTCCGTTATAAGGTGTGGTGGCTGTAACTACCTTCCCACCTTCGATAAGCTGCATCGTTACCCCGGAAGTGGTGGAGAGATTGGTGCTGGTATAGGACGGATCCGAATAATTATAGACCGAAGCCCGATAGACATCGCCCTGATTGAATTTGGCAATCGAAATGACTTCGCTGCCGTTGGCGACTACTGCGTCATAATGGTATAAGGAATAGGGTTGAGCGGTTGAACTGCCAACCTCGGCATAATAGACATGGAACCGGGAAGCGACCGGCCCGGTAAGATGCAGGTCCAGATCGGTTGCTCCCGTACCCCAGTAGGCCAGGATGTAGTAAGGCGTTGATATGGGGGTGGGCGCCGGCTGCGGCGGTACATACACGGCGCTTTGGAGATTCTGCACCGGATTAAGCTGACCGGCCAACTGGCTGGCGACGGTAGTGGGAAGGCTGGCGGCCTGGACGGTACTTGCCGCCGCCTTGCTGAACATCTGCTCGGAGCCGGGTTGTGAGCGCATGCTGATGACTTTTGGGCTCATCTGACCTTCGAGCCATCTTAGATCATCTTGGGTCAAGGGTAATGGCAGGGTGGGAGGAAGATTGGTCGCTACCCGGGTGTAGGCCTTGCCCTCCAATCTGGCCTTGCCAACGATTTCTGGAAAGATATTGGTAACTTCGGTAATACCGGTATTATTGTAGATGTCTGAAGCGTCGGGGGCCACCACGGTGTAATAGTCGGTACCGCGCACACCGATAACCGCGGTTTGGGTTTCTACAACGAAGTCAGGCGCTTCTTTTTTGAAGATTTTCGTCACCAAGGTATGAACCAAACCGTAAAAGATCTTGATACCGGCACGCCGTTGGTTCTGATCCGGGGCATAGAGGTATTCATTGATTGCCACTCTGCTGTTGGGAGCAATAGAAAGTATGGAATCATCTGCGAAATGAAGCTTGACCTTGCTTTCGGACTTGGTGCGAATGATATCCCCCTGATAAATTTTGCCCCCTACTTCCGCCGGCAGAGCCGGGAGCTTGCCTTCCCTCAGGATATCAACGCGGCCAAGTACCTCGGAAACGCCACCAACCTCCTGGGCGGCAAAACCCTCAGGCGCTATGAGTATGGCCAACAACATCGGGATAACGGTCCAAAACAGGCGCCTCATGTGAATACTCCTCTTTTTCGGTTGTTTGGGGCGAATACAAGATTTGCTCCTACAGTTATTGCGAGCGGATACAAAATTTGCTCCTCAGAAAAGAATTTCTGTTTGACGGCTAATTGCTGTAATCCCGGTTATATGAAAACAGTGCTCTTAAAGACGGCGGGCGCGGCCCGCCCTATGAGTAAATTGCCAATAAATTATCGATAATGGCATAGGGCGGCCCGTGGCCGCCGCTTATCTTGAACATGGTCGATGAGAAAAAATTTATATAAAAACAGTGGGCGGTGGCCGGAAAAAGCATTATTGGGAGCAGCCGCCACGGTTCTGTCTTCATGCTTCATTGTGTCCCTCAGAATATGATGATTTATATGAAAGAAGGTGGTGCAGGCTTTCCAGCCGGCACGCTGAGGCACAGACCAGGAGGCCTCGGCCGCCAATTATTCTTTCACTATTCGTTGTTATCTATAAATAATATCATCTCTTTGCAAAATGCGGCACACGAAACTTTGAGCTCCTGGCATTCTGATCAATAACAGATTAATAACGATATTCGATCATGGCACCGACAATCGATCTGTCGTAATCATACAGCGGGATGTTGGAGTCGTCCCGGATATAATAGTAGTGCAGGTTTAAATCCAGACCGGCATAAATTTTATAAAACATCTGCAGTCCGAAAATCATGGTCTTATCTCGCCGTTTAGCCAGATAATCCACCCCGTTAAACCATTGGTGGTCGAAGGGTTGGTAAACAAATTCCAAGGTGGGGTTGATGCGGAATTTTTCGGTGACCGGATAGAACCCGCCCAACAGCAGGCGGTAGATGGAGCTGGTCCAGTTACTGCCGGAAGCGTCGTAGTATTCGTAACTAAAGCGGGCTTGCAGGTAGCCTTCTTTCTTTTTTAAGAAATAATAGAGTCCGAGGCTGCCGCCGTAGTTTTGCGAACTGCGGTCTTCTTGGGGAAAGGGTTGAAACCACCAATAGTAGTTCCGGGTCCACCGCAGGCCGGCTTCCAACCCGAGATTGGGTTTCAGCATATGAAGATACGTCGGGGTCAGGATATAAGAAGTCCAATATTTGTCAGACGCCAGGTCGGTATAATTATACCGGAAAGGCAGCCAGAAAGTGCCGGTCGTCCCCCGATAGCAGGGGGTAATACCCAGAGTATGGCTCATTACGTCGTAGATGGTCAGGCGGCGATGGAAGGTCTCAAAGAGATTATAGCTGGCCATCACCCCGATCGGCCCGGTGGGGAGGAATTCGTATTCAACAGTGCCAAATTGAGTAAAAACCGTGTCTCCCCGACCCAGAGGCACAATGTTGGCCACATTCAGGTCCCCCGGCTCCAGGGAGACATTGGAGTCATAATCAAAGCTGGCACCCAGGTGCAGTCGCAGCGGTTTGGTCTCTTTGATCCGGCGGTCCATCGCCTCCATATAACGTTGGGCAAATCCCGCTTCCCGAGTTCCAGGGTTTAGGGAGATGGCCTCCGTGAGGACCTGTTTGGCATCCTTAAACTGATTCTGAGCTGCCATGGCGGTGCTGGCCTGAAGCTTGGCTTCCTGGGCCAGGTTCGGATCTTCTTCGGCCTGCCGGAAGTAGCGCACCGCCGGCTCATACTGCTTGCGTTTTAAGGCGGCCTGGCCCAAATACATCGATGTTTGGGGAAGCTTATATGGCACTGCCTCCAGTTCCTGCAGGTGTGGCAGGGCTTCTTCAGGCCGGTTGAGAGCCAGGAAAATGGCGGCCAATTGCAGACGCGCTTCATTAAATTGCGGATCTAGCCGCAGGGCCTCTTCCATAAATTCAAGGGATTGGGGATAGTCCGCCAGGCGGTAGCTGACAACACCAAGATAGAAGGCTTTTTCAGCCGTCTTGGCGCCCTTCTCCCAGGCGATTTTTAAATCAGCCAGGGCCTCATCGTAATTTTCCAACTGTAGGTTTTTCAACCCCTGGGCTACCAACACATCGTCATAAGGCGATTGTGCCGAAGCGGCTGCGGCGGCCAAACAGACGGTTAGCAGGACCCCGAGCAACCAAAAACCCCTCTTTACCATTTCCCCAACTCCCCATCAGAAAGCAACGCAGTATTCTTGTTGAGTATTTCCTTACCTAAGGAACACCGTTTACGAAATAGTATACCTTATCTCCCCCCGCAATATTTTCATAATGGTATGAGGTCGTTTTTTTTGTCAAGGTTTTTTTGCAAGCCTTTCAGTTTTGATAAACCGCCACGTGTAAAAATAAACCCTTTATCGAACAATGAGCCTCGCAATCAAATAGACGGGGACTGCCCAGCACTCCCTTAGCTTGCCTAATTTGCGCAGCAACTAGAAAAACTTAACCATACGCTGCGGAGTAATTCTTCTAACTTGCGCTGATTGCGTCATTAAATCCTTAAGCACCGGGCATCCACCCGGTTTTGAGCTTTTTGGTTCACAAGCGAAAAATCCATGGTAATATATCTGTGAACTTTTTTAACAAGCTGAAACAGATCAAAGGAACCTCATGCCTGCCCGATTAGAGATCATGTTGCGGCCGGAATTGCCGGATGCGGAAGGGGAAAGCATTCGACGGAAGGCGAAGGAGTATTTCGGCCTGGAATTTTCCCAGGTGCGGGTGATTCAGGTATTGACTCTGGATACCGACCTGAGCCAGCAAGAGTTAGAGGCTATCCGCTGCGAAGTCTTTACCAACCCGGTAACCGAGCTATCGAGTTACCGGCCCCTGGCCGGCAGCTTTGATTGGGCCGTCTGGGTAGGACTACGTCCGGGGGTTCGGGACAATCCCGGTGCTACCGCAGTGGAGGCCATTCAGGCATTTATCGGGCGGTTGCTGGCCCCAGAGGCGGCGGTGTATGCCTCCAAACTCATTCTTTTTGTTGGCAACGGCATCTCCCAGGCAGACATGGCCACTATCGCCCAGCAGTTGCTGGCCAATGACATCATCCAGCAATTTCGGATATTTTCCCCGTCCGGGTGGGATTCAGAGGTTGGCCTGGGCATCATCATTCCCAAGGTGCAGCTTGATCATCAACCGACAGTGACCACACTGTCTATTGACAGTCTGGAAACCTTGAAGCGGCTGAGCGCCGAACGCCATCTGGCCTTGCAGGAGCAGGACGCACCCATCATCCGGGAGTACTACCTGCGACCGGAGGTACAGGTTCGGCGTGCGGCCTTGGGCCTGGGGCCGCCCACTGACGTGGAGTTGGAATACCTGGCCCAGGCCAGGAGCGACCACTGCAACCATAACACCTTTCGGGGGATGTTTGACTACCATGACCTGGCCAGCGGCGAGCGGCTGACGGTCAATAATCTCTTTAAAACCTGCATTGAACAACCGACCTTGGCTTTGGCCCAGCAGAAGCCCTGGGTGGCTTCAGTGTTATGGGATAATGCCGGCGCCGGCTCTTTTGATGAGGAGTGGAACTACGTTATCACCGGTGAAACCCACAATTCACCTTCCAATATGGAGGCCTACGGCGGTTCTTTGACCGGCATCGTCGGCGTTTATCGGGACCCCTTGGGCACGGGGCGGGCTGCCAAACTGATCGCCGGCCTGTACGGCTTCTGTGTCGGGCCGCGGGATTATCAAGGACCCTTGCGGCCCCATCTGCATCCCCGGCGATTGCTGGACGGGGTCATCGAAGGAGTAAAGGACGGCGGCAATAAGAGCGGCATTCCCACCCCTTTGGGGACTGTTTACTTTAATGAGTGCTATTTAGGAAAATGCCTGGTCTTTGTGGCAGCGATCGGGTTCATGCCGAAACAGGTCAAAGGGACGGACGCCACGCAGAAGACCACCAGCCCCGGCGATCTGATCTTTATGTGCGGCGGTCGGGTGGGCAAAGACGGCATCCATGGGGTAACCGCCTCCTCAGAGGTGTTCGGGGCTCACACCCCGGCCGGTCATGTGCAGATCGGAGATCCTTATACCCAGAAGAAGATGCACGATTTTTTGCTGGAGGCCCGGGATCTGGGCTATATTGCCTTCATTACTGACTGCGGCGGCGGCGGCCTATCTTCGGCTGTCGGCGAGTCGGCCCGGTTTGCTGGCGGCTGTGAGGTCTGGTTGGATAAAGTGCCCCTCAAATATCAGGGTTTGGATCAATGGGAGATCTGGATCTCAGAGTCTCAGGAACGGATGGTGGTGGCGGTGCGCCCGGAGCATGCCCCGGACTTCCAGAGGCTCGCGGCTAAACAGGCGGTGGAGGTTACCAATATCGGCCGCTACACCGATACGGGAGTGCTGCATCTGCTCTATGCCGGTCAATCCTGCGCCTATATCGACCTGAAGTTTTTAGAGAGCGATTTCCCCCCCTGGCGCTTTGAGGCCGATTGGACACCGCCGGAGCAGCGCGGTCTGACAGAGCCGGTTCTGGGCGAACCGACGGATCACACCCGGATACTCCGCACCCTGTTGGCCCGCCCCAATATCTGCTCCCGCGAGTGGATTGTCCGCCAGTACGATCATGAGGTGCAAGGAAACAGTGTCATCAAACCACTGGTGGGCAAATCCGCTGATATCCCGAGCGACGCCGTGGTCATCCGCCCCCGTCCGGACTCCAACCGCGCCTTGGCCGTCAGCATGGCCCTGCATCCGGCCTACGGCCAGGTCGACGCCTACCATATGACCGCCGCCAGCATTGACGAGGCAGTCCGGCGTCTCCTGGCGGTGGGTGGCAGACTGGATCACCTCGGCGGCGTCGACAACTTCTGTTGGCCCAGCATCCGGTTCGATCCGGAGAAGAATCCCGACGGCCGATTCAAGGCGGCCCAACTGGTGCGGGCCAACTGGGCATTGAGGGATTATTGTCTGGCCTATGGCATCCCCTTGCTTTCCGGCAAAGACAGCATGTACATCGACGGCCATCTGCCGGGAAAGTTCGGTGAAACCCATAAGATTTCCGGATTCCCGACCCTGCTGTTCACCGCGGTGAGCGTTATCCCCGATGCGACACAATGTCTTACTCTGGACCTAAAAGAACCGGGGGATTATATCTATCTGTTGGGAGAAACCCGGCCGGAATTGGGTGGATCGGAGTTTTATGAGCTTCTGGGCTATGTCGGACTCAGGGTTCCGCAAACCCAAGCCGGTGATTTCCTCACCTACTATCAAAAAGTGGAAGCCTGTATCGAAGCTGGGTTGCTGGCCTCGTGCCATGGCATTTATCGGGGGGGGCTGGCAGTGCATTTAGCCATGGCGGCCATGGCGGGAGAACTGGGTCTCGAGGTTGAATTAGCGGCGGCGGCCGGGTCTGCGATAGCGGCGCTCTATTCTGAGTCTACCGGTCGGTTTTTGGTTAGCGTCGCCCCTGGGGATCAGGCGAGATTCGAGGCCCTGATGCAGGGATCGCCGCTTCTGCAATTGGGACGGGTGCGAAGCGATGATCACTTTCTGGTAACCTGGAACGGCCAACTGCTGATCCAGGCCGATGTAAGAGAACTGAAGGCTGATTGGCGGCAGCGGTTCGCCGAGCTGATCTGATCCGGTCCGGCACAGGCCAGGAAGCCCAAGAAAATGATAAGTTGTTTTCAGGGTCTGTGGTTATTTATCAATAATGACAATCTGTTTTAGGATTATAAGGAGTTGTGATGCACGCTGAGATTCTGGTGCTGCATTTTCCCAAAGATATCGTCGATCGACCCATCATTTATCGTCTGGTCAAGGACTTTGATCTGGAATTCAATCTGCTCAAAGCGACGATCTCCCCCCGCCGAGAAGGCATTATTGTGCTGGAACTGAGAGGCCACCCCAAAAACTTCCGGCAAGGGGTAAAGTATCTAAAAGAT is a window from the Desulfobacca acetoxidans DSM 11109 genome containing:
- a CDS encoding AIR synthase-related protein; this encodes MPARLEIMLRPELPDAEGESIRRKAKEYFGLEFSQVRVIQVLTLDTDLSQQELEAIRCEVFTNPVTELSSYRPLAGSFDWAVWVGLRPGVRDNPGATAVEAIQAFIGRLLAPEAAVYASKLILFVGNGISQADMATIAQQLLANDIIQQFRIFSPSGWDSEVGLGIIIPKVQLDHQPTVTTLSIDSLETLKRLSAERHLALQEQDAPIIREYYLRPEVQVRRAALGLGPPTDVELEYLAQARSDHCNHNTFRGMFDYHDLASGERLTVNNLFKTCIEQPTLALAQQKPWVASVLWDNAGAGSFDEEWNYVITGETHNSPSNMEAYGGSLTGIVGVYRDPLGTGRAAKLIAGLYGFCVGPRDYQGPLRPHLHPRRLLDGVIEGVKDGGNKSGIPTPLGTVYFNECYLGKCLVFVAAIGFMPKQVKGTDATQKTTSPGDLIFMCGGRVGKDGIHGVTASSEVFGAHTPAGHVQIGDPYTQKKMHDFLLEARDLGYIAFITDCGGGGLSSAVGESARFAGGCEVWLDKVPLKYQGLDQWEIWISESQERMVVAVRPEHAPDFQRLAAKQAVEVTNIGRYTDTGVLHLLYAGQSCAYIDLKFLESDFPPWRFEADWTPPEQRGLTEPVLGEPTDHTRILRTLLARPNICSREWIVRQYDHEVQGNSVIKPLVGKSADIPSDAVVIRPRPDSNRALAVSMALHPAYGQVDAYHMTAASIDEAVRRLLAVGGRLDHLGGVDNFCWPSIRFDPEKNPDGRFKAAQLVRANWALRDYCLAYGIPLLSGKDSMYIDGHLPGKFGETHKISGFPTLLFTAVSVIPDATQCLTLDLKEPGDYIYLLGETRPELGGSEFYELLGYVGLRVPQTQAGDFLTYYQKVEACIEAGLLASCHGIYRGGLAVHLAMAAMAGELGLEVELAAAAGSAIAALYSESTGRFLVSVAPGDQARFEALMQGSPLLQLGRVRSDDHFLVTWNGQLLIQADVRELKADWRQRFAELI
- a CDS encoding cold-shock protein yields the protein MKETGRVKWFNDSKGFGFISRENGPDVFVHHSSIQSKGFRSLSENDEVEFEVVQGQKGLQAQNVVKIG
- a CDS encoding FecR family protein, producing the protein MRRLFWTVIPMLLAILIAPEGFAAQEVGGVSEVLGRVDILREGKLPALPAEVGGKIYQGDIIRTKSESKVKLHFADDSILSIAPNSRVAINEYLYAPDQNQRRAGIKIFYGLVHTLVTKIFKKEAPDFVVETQTAVIGVRGTDYYTVVAPDASDIYNNTGITEVTNIFPEIVGKARLEGKAYTRVATNLPPTLPLPLTQDDLRWLEGQMSPKVISMRSQPGSEQMFSKAAASTVQAASLPTTVASQLAGQLNPVQNLQSAVYVPPQPAPTPISTPYYILAYWGTGATDLDLHLTGPVASRFHVYYAEVGSSTAQPYSLYHYDAVVANGSEVISIAKFNQGDVYRASVYNYSDPSYTSTNLSTTSGVTMQLIEGGKVVTATTPYNGVTVEGGKVLQTITPVSGQAGNTWRAAEINPSTGQINTVNQILNSANSASVQ
- a CDS encoding MFS transporter; the protein is MSGSKIPQSLSRKLWVVGALYFAEGAPYGFINITLSVYFRSQGMPLEQIGFLSILGLAWSLKLLWAPLVDRFGRRAAWIVPAQVLCAMCMALVPYYSVSPAPWGFWVLIGCLCLASATQDIAIDAYTIDLLETKELGIANGVRMGAYRVALIAAGGGLIMLSEAVGWRASFVGAALLMGVMALVVFCCPDFQRPRLYPSASKPQAPQVWRQLVEAVQGVRQLPHVWAVILFILLFKLGDSWMGSMVSPFWVDMGFSRTEIGLISGSFGAVATIVGSLVGGCCTSRWGIAPALFVLGAFQALSNLGYWLAAWPGVWRYTTYLASLGESFTGGMGSAAFMAFLMSLCDKRHSATHYAFYSMLFGLTRSLAGYLGGLSAARFGYEPFFLYTFLAALPAFALLPWILPVVRQREAVIEEIAEDA
- a CDS encoding RNA recognition motif domain-containing protein, encoding MSMKLYVGNLPHQMSESELQDLFSEAGYVVSAKIITDRQTGLPRGFGFVEMETKAEGAKAISMINGRTVEGRFLTVNEARPQKSGFGGGRSGGFGGRGGGSGGRGGRRR
- a CDS encoding tetratricopeptide repeat protein → MVKRGFWLLGVLLTVCLAAAAASAQSPYDDVLVAQGLKNLQLENYDEALADLKIAWEKGAKTAEKAFYLGVVSYRLADYPQSLEFMEEALRLDPQFNEARLQLAAIFLALNRPEEALPHLQELEAVPYKLPQTSMYLGQAALKRKQYEPAVRYFRQAEEDPNLAQEAKLQASTAMAAQNQFKDAKQVLTEAISLNPGTREAGFAQRYMEAMDRRIKETKPLRLHLGASFDYDSNVSLEPGDLNVANIVPLGRGDTVFTQFGTVEYEFLPTGPIGVMASYNLFETFHRRLTIYDVMSHTLGITPCYRGTTGTFWLPFRYNYTDLASDKYWTSYILTPTYLHMLKPNLGLEAGLRWTRNYYWWFQPFPQEDRSSQNYGGSLGLYYFLKKKEGYLQARFSYEYYDASGSNWTSSIYRLLLGGFYPVTEKFRINPTLEFVYQPFDHQWFNGVDYLAKRRDKTMIFGLQMFYKIYAGLDLNLHYYYIRDDSNIPLYDYDRSIVGAMIEYRY